The following are from one region of the Equus asinus isolate D_3611 breed Donkey chromosome 27, EquAss-T2T_v2, whole genome shotgun sequence genome:
- the ING2 gene encoding inhibitor of growth protein 2 — protein sequence MLGQQQQQQQLYSSAALLTGERSRLLTCYVQDYLECVESLPHDMQRNVSVLRELDNKYQETLKEIDDVYEKYKKEDDSNQKKRLQQHLQRALINSQELGDEKIQIVTQMLELVENRARQMELHSQCFQDPAESERGSDKAKMDSSQPERSSRRPRRQRTSESRDLCHMTNGIEDCDDQPPKEKKSKSAKKKKRSKAKQEREASPVEFAIDPNEPTYCLCNQVSYGEMIGCDNEQCPIEWFHFSCVSLTYKPKGKWYCPKCRGDNEKTMDKSTEKTKKDRRSR from the exons ATGttagggcagcagcagcagcagcagcaactctaCTCGTCGGCCGCGCTCCTGACCGGGGAGCGGAGCCGGCTGCTCACCTGCTACGTGCAGGACTACCTCGAGTGTGTGGAGTCGCTGCCCCACGACATGCAGAGGAACGTGTCTGTGCTGCGGGAGCTGGACAACAAATATCAAG aaaCATTAAAGGAAATTGATGATGTctatgaaaaatataagaaagaagatGATTCAAACCAGAAAAAACGCCTACAGCAGCATCTCCAGAGAGCATTAATCAATAGTCAAGAATTGGGAGATGAAAAAATTCAGATTGTCACACAAATGCTCGAATTGGTGGAAAATCGGGCAAGACAAATGGAATTACATTCACAGTGTTTTCAAGACCCTGCTGAAAGTGAACGAGGCTCAGATAAGGCAAAGATGGATTCCAGCCAACCAGAGAGATCTTCAAGAAGACCCCGCAGACAGCGAACCAGTGAAAGCCGTGATTTGTGTCACATGACGAATGGGATTGAAGACTGTGATGATCAGCCacctaaagaaaagaaatccaagtcagccaagaaaaagaaacgcTCCAAGGCCAAGCAGGAGAGGGAAGCTTCCCCTGTTGAGTTTGCAATAGATCCCAATGAACCTACATACTGTCTGTGTAACCAAGTGTCTTATGGGGAGATGATCGGATGTGACAATGAACAGTGTCCCATCGAATGGTTTCACTTTTCCTGTGTTTCACTTACCTATAAACCAAAGGGGAAATGGTATTGCCCAAAGTGTAGGGGAGACAATGAGAAAACAATGGACAAAAGtactgaaaagacaaaaaaggataGAAGATCGAGGTAG
- the LOC139042257 gene encoding uncharacterized protein: MADSPSPQLQPPGLQRGLASGPHSHPGDPAEVLADRRRGREGREAGLLSLRPVPTPQTRCVRSGRLSREKWKGTPPRAGAGRPGQGAGGSERGGAPQRSPAAPYLDICCPAPAAQTRSSACRARPTSRVAAAAAAALTSCRRRCCSSPPPPPPPHPAATHAPATAAAAPLLGSPAPRGHRQPLERAQPSPPISTPPQKALTPRPRGNKPRGGARSGLPPFSPPSPALEQRGSPSGAGAGVPGADTSCPPRSPQMLPVPPRSSDPHDKPLAAPSPPNHPRCLSGSLSLDCPRPSACGRLCACAGRTPNKAGGPPLPPYRRVRILPPSLRHPGDWSVNSRPAGRVRRAAKRQAAPRPLLKRKHGRARLFAQ; encoded by the exons ATGGCTGATTCCCCTTCGCCCCAGCTGCAGCCGCCGGGTCTGCAGCGGGGGCTGGCGAGCGGCCCCCACTCGCACCCTGGAGACCCCGCCGAAGTCCTCGCCGACCGCCGCAGGGGAAGGGAGGGCCGCGAAGCCGGGCTCCTGTCCCTCCGCCCCGTCCCCACACCCCAGACCCGCTGTGTGCGCTCGGGGAGGCTGTCACGGGAGAAATGGAAAGGGACACCACCCAGGGCAGGCGCCGGGCGGCCGGGCCAGGGGGCCGGCGGATCCGAGCGTGGCGGAGCCCCGCAGCGCAGCCCCGCGGCCCCCTACCTTGATATTTGTTGTCCAGCTCCCGCAGCACAGACACGTTCCTCTGCATGTC GAGCGCGGCCGACGAGtagagttgctgctgctgctgctgctgccctaaCATcctgccgccgccgctgctgctcctcgccgccgccgccgccgccgccgcatcCAGCAGCCACACATGCACCAGCCACGGCCGCCGCGGCTCCTCTGCTCGGCAGCCCGGCGCCGCGGGGACACCGGCAGCCGCTCGAGAGGGCACAGCCGAGTCCCCCGATCTCCACTCCCCCCCAAAAAGCCCTCACTCCCCGCCCCCGCGGGAACAAGCCCAGGGGCGGGGCGAGATCAGggctccctcctttctcccctccctccccagcgcTAGAGCAGCGGGGATCCCCCAGCGGAGCCGGCGCCGGGGTCCCGGGCGCTGACACTTCCTGTCCCCCTCGGAGTCCCCAGATGCTACCAGTGCCTCCTCGCAGCTCGGATCCCCATGACAAGCCCCTCgctgccccctctcctcccaaTCACCCTCGGTGCCTGTCGGGGAGTCTCTCACTGGACTGCCCCCGCCCCTCCGCCTGCGGCCGCCTCTGCGCCTGCGCAGGACGCACTCCTAATAAGGCCGGGGGCCCGCCCCTACCGCCCTACCGAAGGGTTCGCATTCTCCCGCCTTCCCTCCGCCACCCGGGCGATTGGTCTGTCAACTCTCGGCCCGCGGGGAGGGTGCGGAGGGCGGCCAAACGGCAGGCTGCGCCCCGCCCCCTCTTAAAGAGGAAGCATGGCCGAGCCCGCCTCTTTGCTCAATGA